From Carassius auratus strain Wakin chromosome 22, ASM336829v1, whole genome shotgun sequence, a single genomic window includes:
- the LOC113040804 gene encoding uncharacterized protein LOC113040804, with protein sequence MTLQCLAWKTNHRSFPGLFRNGRKRPSTSVSSRFASLSNKKWKPFDLSIFLLSSNDELTPLPSDELAFMQAGLGKRTVSLDRDLTHVELSRLLQATYPKMVELQDRWLLYKAGGGNGRRKMSAIPLEAEGYTGAMLRKVSGGGKSTLYIVPLQDELDLSPLPASAPEFALMPKASCKHCFAEMPLQMLALHDCKCASHTSPDLKGDVQCPIYGISFPVLLIEEHASHCGQRTEDTTSPERELHPETDDISCEEDVIMWLKSKVDTSKTFELCVSRDNMFERGLKLWKRNKKATPINPLRIKFLGEAGIDTGALRKEFLTTMVSGIEQRLFEGVKSKMPKYSVNDFDEELFRIAGEIFATSIAQGGPAPRFLQRWCYNFLVSGKLSLDQVLDPSLSPLITTVAEASDMTDYIADIMDCGYTGKIDMEHKEHSKVAIGLHVMTKRMPMLQQHREGLDIYGFSQVMQAKTEECRSLFVAGDDESVDSYYITSHLAPVMSERGCNKHHKETQILEHFQDFLHELEVAEPDATSEDITTVPSVMQWITGQAHRHL encoded by the exons atgacactccaatgtttgg CATGGAAAACCAACCACAG GTCCTTCCCTGGATTGTTCCGGAATGGTAGAAAACGGCCATCAACCAGTGTATCATCCCGCTTTGCATCATTGAGTAACAAAAAATGGAAACCTTTTGATTTGAGCATTTTTCTACTTTCGTCCAATGATGAACTGACTCCACTTCCATCAGATGAACTGGCCTTCATGCAGGCTGGATTGGGAAAGAGGACGGTTTCTCTTGACCGTGATCTAACGCATGTAGAG ttGTCAAGGCTATTGCAGGCCACCTACCCAAAAATGGTGGAGCTGCAGGACCGGTGGCTGCTTTACAAAGCAGGAG GTGGAAATGGGAGGAGAAAAATGTCCGCAATCCCCTTGGAGGCTGAGGGCTACACTGGTGCTATGCTCCGGAAAGTTTCAGGTGGTGGGAAAAGCACTCTTTACATAGTGCCTCTTCAGGATGAGTTGGACCTCTCACCACTCCCAGCAAGCGCTCCAGAGTTTGCTTTGATGCCCAAGGCCAGCTGCAAGCACTGTTTTGCAGAGATGCCTCTCCAAATGTTGGCTCTACATGACTGTAAATGTGCTAGCCACACCAGCCCAGACTTg AAAGGGGATGTCCAGTGTCCTATATATGGCATATCCTTCCCAGTCCTGCTTATCGAGGAACATGCTAGCCATTGTGGCCAAAG AACTGAGGACACAACCTCACCTGAGAGGGAACTCCATCCTGAGACAGATGACATCTCATG TGAGGAAGATGTGATCATGTGGCTCAAATCAAAAGTGGATACCAGCAAGACCTTTGAGCTCTGTGTGTCTCGAGATAATATGTTTGAAAGAGGTCTGAAGTTATGGAAGCGCAACAAAAAGGCTACACCAATTAATCCCTTGAGGATCAAATTCCTTGGAGAGGCGGGGATTGATACAGGGGCCCTTAGAAAAGAGTTTCTGACCA CAATGGTATCTGGGATTGAGCAGCGCCTTTTTGAAGGTGTGAAGTCCAAAATGCCCAAATATTCTGTGAATGACTTTGATGAAGAGCTCTTCAG GATTGCGGGTGAAATCTTTGCTACAAGCATTGCCCAAGGTGGACCTGCACCACGTTTCCTCCAGCGGTGGTGCTACAACTTTCTAGTATCTGGCAAGCTCTCATTGGATCAAGTCCTGGACCCGAGCTTATCACCGCTAATAACAACA GTTGCAGAGGCGTCCGACATGACTGACTACATTGCAGACATTATGGATTGTGGCTATACTGGCAAGATCGACATGGAACACAAAGAACATTCTAAGGTAG CAATCGGTCTGCATGTCATGACAAAAAGAATGCCCATGCTTCAGCAACACCGTGAGGGCTTGGACATCTACGGCTTCTCCCAAGTGATGCAGGCAAAGACGGAAGAGTGCCGCAGTCTGTTCGTCGCCGGAGACGACGAGTCG GTGGACTCTTATTACATCACTTCCCATCTGGCGCCGGTGATGAGCGAAAGGGGCTGCAACAAGCACCACAAGGAGACCCAGATCCTTGAACACTTTCAAGACTTCCTGCACGAGCTGGAAG ttGCTGAACCAGATGCCACGTCTGAAGACATCACAACTGTACCCTCAGTGATGCAGTGGATTACGGGTCAAGCCCACAGACATCTTTGA